In a single window of the Deltaproteobacteria bacterium genome:
- a CDS encoding competence/damage-inducible protein A yields the protein MNSSSTAKPKAALIIIGAEVLSGKVSDLNSPYLIRELRVRGVELTEIRTIGDDIETIADCVAQLSPTNDYLFTTGGIGPTHDDVTIEGVAKGLDCSISRHEMLEASLRKHFGDRLNESRLKLADVPEGAYVEMVTPVLPLIRAKNVFIFPGVPELMEQSFQHMAHELKGAPFISRHVKVRGSESAMADHLRDVQSTNPAVQIGSYPRFLEDGCEVKITVDGRLENEVDKALEEIITGLEQERIIHQK from the coding sequence ATGAATTCATCATCTACCGCTAAGCCCAAGGCAGCGCTCATCATCATTGGAGCCGAAGTACTCTCCGGCAAGGTATCCGACCTCAACAGCCCCTATCTCATCCGTGAACTCCGAGTCCGAGGAGTAGAACTTACCGAAATCAGAACCATCGGTGATGATATCGAAACCATTGCTGATTGCGTCGCTCAATTATCCCCAACCAATGATTATCTCTTCACCACCGGTGGCATCGGCCCAACCCATGACGATGTGACCATCGAAGGCGTGGCCAAAGGCTTGGACTGCTCCATTTCGAGGCACGAGATGCTTGAAGCCAGCCTACGTAAGCACTTTGGCGACCGCCTCAATGAGAGTCGGCTAAAACTGGCGGATGTTCCCGAAGGGGCTTATGTTGAGATGGTTACACCCGTTTTACCGCTGATTCGCGCTAAAAACGTATTTATCTTCCCTGGAGTCCCTGAGCTGATGGAGCAATCCTTTCAACATATGGCACATGAGCTCAAAGGCGCGCCTTTTATATCGCGCCACGTTAAAGTCCGAGGTTCTGAATCGGCCATGGCTGATCACCTCCGCGACGTACAAAGCACGAATCCCGCAGTACAAATTGGTTCGTACCCGCGTTTTCTTGAGGACGGATGTGAGGTTAAGATAACGGTAGACGGAAGATTAGAAAACGAAGTTGATAAGGCCCTTGAGGAAATCATCACTGGACTAGAACAAGAGCGCATTATTCATCAGAAGTAG